A stretch of the Streptomyces ortus genome encodes the following:
- a CDS encoding energy-coupling factor ABC transporter substrate-binding protein has product MSRGAKINTLLLLLVAALAVLPLVFGMGDHKEEPFTGADAEAETAITEIEPDYEPWFSPLYEPPSGEIESALFALQAALGAGVLAYYFGLRRGRRQGELRVLAQREDGRDPTAGAPGGAEESAARPNRPAERT; this is encoded by the coding sequence ATGAGCCGCGGCGCGAAGATCAACACCCTGCTGCTGCTCCTCGTGGCCGCGCTCGCCGTACTGCCGCTGGTCTTCGGCATGGGCGACCACAAGGAGGAGCCGTTCACGGGCGCCGACGCGGAGGCGGAGACCGCGATCACCGAGATCGAGCCGGACTACGAGCCGTGGTTCTCACCCCTGTACGAGCCGCCGTCCGGTGAGATCGAGTCGGCGCTGTTCGCCCTCCAGGCCGCCCTCGGCGCGGGCGTCCTCGCCTACTACTTCGGCCTGCGCCGGGGCAGGCGCCAGGGTGAACTGCGCGTCCTGGCACAGCGCGAGGACGGCCGGGACCCGACGGCCGGGGCACCCGGCGGTGCCGAGGAGTCCGCGGCCCGGCCGAACCGTCCGGCCGAACGGACCTGA
- a CDS encoding energy-coupling factor ABC transporter permease, whose amino-acid sequence MHIAEGFLPPAHAVAWGVASAPFVVHGVRSLTREVREHPESTLLIGASGAFTFVLSALKLPSVTGSCSHPTGTGLGAILFRPPVMAVLGTITLLFQALLLAHGGLTTLGANVFSMAIAGPWAGYAVYRLLRRFDVPLMVAVFCAAFVADLSTYCVTSVQLALAFPDPSSGFLGALGKFGSIFAVTQIPLAVSEGLLTVLVMRLLVQSSKGELTRLGVFLTGRRSGGGKSGAAEIGGTTDTGDPTDADDTTDTTGTVRTTDTTGTVTR is encoded by the coding sequence ATGCACATAGCCGAGGGTTTCCTTCCTCCGGCGCACGCGGTCGCCTGGGGCGTCGCGTCGGCGCCGTTCGTCGTCCACGGAGTCCGGTCGCTCACCCGTGAGGTCAGAGAACATCCCGAGAGCACGCTCCTCATCGGCGCGTCGGGGGCCTTCACCTTCGTTCTCTCCGCACTGAAACTGCCGTCGGTGACCGGGAGTTGTTCGCATCCGACCGGCACCGGTCTGGGCGCCATCCTGTTCCGGCCGCCGGTCATGGCGGTCCTGGGCACCATCACCCTGCTCTTCCAGGCCCTGCTGCTCGCGCACGGCGGGCTCACCACACTGGGCGCCAACGTCTTCTCGATGGCGATCGCCGGACCGTGGGCGGGCTACGCGGTGTACCGGCTGCTCCGGCGGTTCGACGTGCCGCTCATGGTCGCGGTGTTCTGCGCCGCGTTCGTCGCCGACCTGTCCACCTACTGCGTCACCAGCGTGCAGCTGGCGCTCGCGTTCCCCGACCCGAGCAGCGGATTCCTGGGCGCGCTCGGCAAGTTCGGCTCGATCTTCGCCGTCACGCAGATCCCGCTCGCGGTGAGCGAGGGACTGCTCACGGTGCTCGTGATGCGGCTGCTGGTGCAGTCGAGCAAGGGCGAACTGACCCGGCTCGGCGTGTTCCTGACCGGCAGGCGGTCCGGGGGCGGGAAGTCCGGGGCCGCCGAAATCGGCGGGACGACCGACACCGGGGACCCGACCGATGCCGACGACACGACCGACACGACCGGGACGGTCAGGACGACCGACACGACCGGGACGGTGACCCGATGA
- a CDS encoding cellulase family glycosylhydrolase yields the protein MRRARSTTRKSHISALLAGLAAFLGLVVLGALVPTAAHAQMPGDPPGASAGALATGLHVDDGRLLEGNGNDFVMRGVNHAHTWYPGETQSLADIKALGANSVRVVLSDGHRWSRNSPEDVAAVIAQCRANRLICVLEVHDTTGYGEDAAAGTLDHAADYWIGLKSVLTGQENYVIVNIGNEPWGNTDPAGWTAPTVAAVKKLRAAGFEHTIMVDAPNWGQDWQGVMRANAQAVHDADTTGNLIFSIHMYSVFDTAAEITDYLNAFVTAKLPILIGEFGGPADQYGDPDEDTMMAAAQQLKLGYLAWSWSGNTDPILDLTIGFDPTRLSSWGQRVFNGADGIAQTSKEATIYGGGTPGDTQAPTAPGTPGAAAVAATSVTLTWTAATDNVGVTAYDVVRVGGSGETTVAAATTNTATVTGLTAGTAYTFAVYARDAAGNRSARSATVSVTTADGGGTPGASCSVGYRVSNEWPGGFQGEITIRNTGTAAISGWKLVFAFAGGQKVSSMWGGTPTQSGATVSVANASYTSTIPASGSVTVGFTADKGATNAAPTAFTLNGTTCATT from the coding sequence GTGAGAAGAGCAAGAAGCACGACACGAAAGAGCCACATCAGCGCGTTGCTCGCCGGGCTGGCCGCCTTTCTGGGGCTCGTCGTCCTCGGCGCGCTCGTACCGACCGCCGCACATGCCCAGATGCCCGGTGACCCGCCCGGCGCGTCCGCGGGTGCCCTCGCGACCGGCCTCCATGTCGACGACGGCCGCCTGCTCGAAGGCAACGGCAACGATTTCGTCATGCGCGGCGTCAACCACGCCCACACCTGGTACCCGGGCGAGACGCAGTCGCTGGCCGACATCAAGGCGCTCGGCGCCAACTCCGTGCGCGTCGTCCTGTCCGACGGCCACCGCTGGAGCAGGAACAGCCCCGAGGACGTGGCCGCCGTCATCGCCCAGTGCAGGGCGAACCGGCTGATCTGCGTGCTGGAGGTGCATGACACCACCGGTTACGGCGAGGACGCCGCGGCCGGCACGCTCGACCACGCGGCCGACTACTGGATCGGCCTGAAGAGCGTGCTCACCGGCCAGGAGAACTACGTCATCGTCAACATCGGCAACGAGCCCTGGGGCAACACCGACCCCGCCGGCTGGACCGCTCCCACGGTCGCCGCCGTCAAGAAGCTGCGTGCCGCCGGGTTCGAGCACACCATCATGGTGGACGCGCCCAACTGGGGCCAGGACTGGCAGGGCGTCATGCGGGCCAATGCCCAGGCCGTCCACGACGCCGACACCACCGGCAACCTGATCTTCTCGATCCACATGTACAGCGTCTTCGACACCGCGGCGGAGATCACCGACTACCTGAACGCGTTCGTCACCGCGAAACTCCCCATCCTCATCGGCGAGTTCGGCGGCCCCGCCGACCAGTACGGCGATCCGGACGAGGACACCATGATGGCCGCGGCCCAGCAGCTCAAGCTCGGCTACCTCGCCTGGTCCTGGAGCGGTAACACCGACCCGATCCTGGACCTCACGATCGGTTTCGACCCGACACGGCTGAGCTCCTGGGGTCAGCGCGTCTTCAACGGCGCCGACGGCATCGCCCAGACCTCGAAGGAGGCCACGATCTACGGTGGCGGCACCCCGGGTGACACCCAGGCCCCGACCGCGCCGGGCACCCCGGGTGCCGCCGCCGTGGCGGCCACCTCGGTGACCCTCACCTGGACCGCCGCCACCGACAACGTGGGCGTCACCGCCTACGACGTGGTGCGGGTCGGCGGAAGCGGTGAGACCACGGTCGCCGCGGCCACCACCAACACCGCCACCGTGACAGGGCTCACCGCAGGCACGGCGTACACCTTCGCCGTCTACGCACGTGACGCGGCCGGGAACCGCTCGGCCCGCTCGGCCACGGTGAGTGTCACCACCGCCGACGGCGGCGGCACGCCCGGGGCGAGCTGCTCCGTCGGCTACCGCGTCAGCAACGAATGGCCGGGCGGTTTCCAGGGCGAGATCACCATCCGCAACACGGGCACCGCGGCGATCAGTGGCTGGAAGCTGGTCTTCGCCTTCGCGGGCGGGCAGAAGGTCTCCAGCATGTGGGGCGGTACGCCGACCCAGAGCGGTGCGACGGTGAGCGTCGCCAACGCCTCGTACACCTCCACCATTCCCGCGAGCGGGTCGGTCACCGTCGGCTTCACCGCCGACAAGGGCGCCACGAACGCCGCCCCGACCGCGTTCACCCTCAACGGCACCACGTGCGCGACCACCTGA
- a CDS encoding GNAT family N-acetyltransferase produces the protein MRSTEVDITTHRPESLSASLRRDWHRAADGSPDYANPFLSPEFAAGIGTWRGGARVAVLHEGGEAVGFLPYERNSLGVGRAIGLGLSDCQALVHRPGVTWDTHELLRACGLSVFEFDHLVEGQKPFARHVTGTFASPVVDLKTGVGDRDGDYAQWLRGAYPGLAKTTLKKERRLARDLGELRFVFDERDPALLRTLMGWKSAQYRRTSRMDRFARPWIVNVVEHLFQVREEHFTGILSVVYAGDRPVAAHFGPRSRTVFAAWFTAYDPALGYYSPGLIMHLRMAEAAGREGVRVLDLGRGDKEYKDWLKTRELRVGEGFATRPHPVAAAHRLWRRPVRGLRNTVLAHPGLKEPADRLLKTVGALVRRSLVPRTSSVAGVL, from the coding sequence ATGCGATCCACCGAGGTGGACATCACCACCCACCGACCCGAGTCCCTGAGCGCATCGCTGCGCCGGGACTGGCACCGGGCGGCTGACGGGTCACCCGACTACGCCAACCCCTTCCTGTCCCCCGAGTTCGCGGCGGGCATCGGCACCTGGCGCGGCGGGGCGCGGGTGGCGGTGCTGCACGAGGGCGGGGAGGCGGTGGGCTTCCTCCCGTACGAGCGCAACTCCCTGGGTGTGGGACGGGCCATCGGGCTCGGCCTGTCCGACTGCCAGGCCCTCGTGCACCGGCCCGGAGTCACCTGGGACACCCATGAACTGCTGCGTGCCTGTGGGCTGTCGGTCTTCGAGTTCGACCACCTCGTCGAGGGACAGAAACCATTCGCCCGCCACGTCACGGGGACGTTCGCGTCACCGGTGGTCGACCTGAAGACCGGTGTCGGTGACCGTGACGGCGACTATGCGCAGTGGCTGCGCGGCGCGTACCCCGGACTGGCCAAGACGACACTGAAGAAGGAACGCCGCCTGGCACGCGACCTGGGCGAGCTGCGGTTCGTCTTCGACGAGCGCGACCCCGCGCTGCTGCGCACGCTCATGGGGTGGAAGTCCGCCCAGTACCGCAGGACGTCCCGGATGGACCGCTTCGCGCGCCCCTGGATCGTGAACGTGGTGGAGCACCTGTTCCAGGTCCGTGAGGAGCACTTCACCGGCATCCTGTCCGTGGTGTACGCCGGCGACCGGCCGGTGGCCGCACACTTCGGTCCCCGGTCGCGCACGGTGTTCGCGGCCTGGTTCACCGCGTACGACCCCGCACTGGGCTACTACTCACCCGGGCTGATCATGCACCTCAGGATGGCGGAGGCGGCGGGGCGGGAGGGCGTACGGGTCCTGGACCTGGGGCGTGGTGACAAGGAGTACAAGGACTGGCTCAAGACCCGGGAACTGCGGGTGGGGGAGGGCTTCGCGACGCGTCCCCACCCGGTGGCAGCGGCACACCGGCTGTGGCGCAGGCCGGTGCGGGGGCTGCGGAACACGGTGCTGGCCCATCCAGGACTCAAGGAGCCCGCGGACCGGCTGCTGAAGACGGTCGGCGCGCTCGTCCGCCGCTCGCTCGTCCCCCGTACGTCGTCAGTGGCGGGTGTCCTCTGA
- a CDS encoding SigB/SigF/SigG family RNA polymerase sigma factor, whose translation MTTSVNTRDASDCSTGVQEAAGDLPWIEDGGKVAPKDARVLSRMFLDRLQELEEGTHEYQYARNTLIEMNLSLVSFAARRFRNRGSGDMEDVIQVGTIGLIKAIDRFDLSREVEFTSFAIPYIIGEIKRFFRDTTWAVHVPRRLQELRVSLAKSKEALAATLNRPPTVKELAVHLDLSEEEVIEGLVAANGYVAGSIDTPGGDDDAGDGGPKYADTLGEEDPAMDLFEDLHTLAPLLQQLDDRERTIIEMRFGREMTQAEIGRELNLSQMHISRLLTRTLSRLRAGLLAA comes from the coding sequence GTGACTACCTCCGTGAACACCCGCGACGCATCTGACTGCAGCACGGGCGTGCAGGAGGCCGCCGGGGATCTGCCGTGGATCGAGGACGGCGGCAAGGTCGCCCCCAAGGACGCCCGGGTGCTGTCCCGCATGTTCCTCGACCGGCTGCAGGAGCTGGAAGAGGGCACGCACGAATACCAGTACGCCCGCAACACACTGATCGAGATGAACCTCTCCCTGGTCAGCTTCGCGGCCCGCCGGTTCCGCAACCGCGGCAGCGGGGACATGGAGGACGTCATCCAGGTCGGCACCATCGGCCTGATCAAGGCGATCGACCGCTTCGACCTGTCGCGCGAGGTCGAGTTCACCTCCTTCGCGATCCCCTACATCATCGGCGAGATCAAGCGCTTCTTCCGGGACACCACCTGGGCCGTGCACGTGCCGCGCCGTCTGCAGGAGCTGCGGGTCTCCCTCGCCAAGAGCAAGGAAGCCCTCGCCGCCACGCTGAACCGCCCGCCGACGGTCAAGGAACTCGCCGTCCACCTGGACCTGAGCGAGGAAGAGGTCATAGAGGGTCTGGTCGCCGCCAACGGTTACGTGGCCGGCTCCATCGACACCCCCGGCGGGGACGACGACGCCGGCGACGGCGGTCCGAAGTACGCGGACACGCTGGGCGAGGAAGACCCGGCGATGGACCTGTTCGAGGACCTGCACACGCTCGCGCCCCTGCTGCAGCAGCTGGACGACCGGGAGCGGACCATCATCGAGATGCGCTTCGGCCGGGAGATGACCCAGGCGGAGATCGGCCGCGAGCTGAACCTCTCCCAGATGCACATCTCCCGGCTGCTGACACGCACCCTGAGCCGGCTCCGCGCGGGGCTGCTCGCCGCGTGA
- a CDS encoding phospholipase D-like domain-containing protein, which produces MKHEPEKATRPSGTWSSPEYAQRAERIRRRLERLIGIAATEGNSLTALRNGDAIFAAMLAGIRSAEHTVDMMTFVYWKGDIAREFAQALADRARDGVRVRLLLDGFGSRLIEKDLLAAMEDAGVQVAWFRKPLALSPLKQNHRCHRKVLVVDERTAFTGGVGIAEEWCGDARNEREWRDTHAEVRGPAVDGIAAAFAQNWAECHQELFDDRDRFVAHTPEGGAVVQVVRGSASFGWQDMQTLLRVMLESAEERFRLATAYFSPDAFFVELLCAAARRGVQVEILLPGPHTDKRVCQLAGQHYYEDLTACGVRIYQYQPTMMHAKVITVDNVASLVGSTNFNRRSLDHDEEIMLAVLDEEFTSTLDAHFDEDLTASTRIEKGRWKRRSVVQRAREAAVIPIRRFL; this is translated from the coding sequence ATGAAGCACGAGCCGGAGAAGGCGACCCGTCCCTCCGGGACGTGGTCGTCGCCGGAGTACGCGCAGCGCGCGGAACGGATACGGCGCCGACTGGAGAGACTCATCGGCATCGCGGCGACCGAGGGCAACTCCCTCACCGCTCTGCGCAACGGCGACGCGATCTTCGCGGCGATGCTGGCGGGCATCCGGTCCGCCGAGCACACCGTGGACATGATGACCTTCGTGTACTGGAAGGGCGACATCGCCCGCGAGTTCGCGCAGGCACTCGCGGACCGGGCCCGGGACGGTGTGCGGGTACGCCTGCTGCTGGACGGCTTCGGCAGCAGGCTGATCGAGAAGGACCTGCTGGCGGCCATGGAAGACGCCGGGGTGCAGGTGGCGTGGTTCCGCAAACCGCTCGCCCTCTCGCCGCTCAAGCAGAACCACCGCTGTCACCGCAAGGTCCTGGTCGTCGACGAACGGACCGCGTTCACCGGCGGGGTGGGGATCGCGGAGGAGTGGTGCGGCGACGCCCGCAACGAGCGCGAGTGGCGTGACACCCATGCCGAGGTCCGCGGGCCGGCCGTGGACGGTATCGCCGCCGCGTTCGCGCAGAACTGGGCCGAGTGCCACCAAGAGCTCTTCGACGACCGTGACCGGTTCGTCGCGCACACCCCCGAGGGCGGGGCCGTGGTGCAGGTGGTGCGCGGCTCGGCGAGCTTCGGCTGGCAGGACATGCAGACCCTGCTCCGGGTGATGCTGGAGTCGGCCGAGGAGCGCTTCCGGCTGGCCACCGCCTACTTCTCGCCGGACGCCTTCTTTGTCGAGCTGCTGTGCGCCGCGGCCCGCCGGGGCGTACAGGTGGAGATCCTGCTGCCCGGCCCGCACACCGACAAGCGGGTCTGCCAGCTGGCCGGCCAGCACTACTACGAGGACCTCACCGCCTGTGGTGTGCGGATCTACCAGTATCAGCCGACGATGATGCACGCCAAGGTCATCACCGTGGACAACGTCGCCTCGCTGGTCGGCTCGACCAACTTCAACCGCCGCTCGCTCGACCACGACGAGGAGATCATGCTCGCGGTGCTGGACGAGGAGTTCACGTCGACGCTCGACGCCCACTTCGACGAGGACCTGACCGCCAGTACCCGGATCGAGAAGGGCCGTTGGAAGCGGCGTTCCGTCGTGCAGCGGGCCCGGGAGGCGGCCGTCATCCCCATCCGCCGCTTCCTGTGA
- a CDS encoding GAF and ANTAR domain-containing protein: MSEVSGEVWEQFAIAVAEMARDLLAQDSAQNTLDRVVDHAKVLIDGCDEAGILTVRQGEVNALAATSDVVRRSDRIQQDLREGPCFDAVTDRQQIYAIEDLREPNAKWPRFAPELRKLGMGSMMGFLLFTEDDNLGALNVYSHKPDAFDEAARRAGWILASHAAVAFSAARTHQQLSHAMETRHEIGEAMGILMERYGLTEDTAFKVLKKTSQDRNVKLREIARQICQTGEKPS; this comes from the coding sequence ATGTCTGAGGTGTCGGGCGAGGTCTGGGAGCAGTTCGCGATCGCCGTGGCCGAGATGGCGCGCGATCTACTGGCGCAGGACTCCGCCCAGAACACGCTGGACCGTGTCGTCGATCACGCGAAGGTTCTGATCGACGGATGTGACGAGGCCGGCATTCTCACGGTGCGGCAGGGCGAGGTGAACGCGCTGGCGGCCACGAGCGATGTGGTCCGCCGGTCGGACCGGATCCAGCAGGATCTGCGGGAGGGACCCTGCTTCGACGCGGTGACCGACCGTCAGCAGATCTACGCCATCGAGGACCTGCGGGAGCCGAACGCGAAGTGGCCCCGCTTCGCCCCCGAGCTCCGCAAGCTGGGCATGGGAAGCATGATGGGCTTCCTCCTCTTCACCGAGGACGACAACCTCGGCGCCCTGAACGTGTACTCGCACAAGCCGGACGCCTTCGACGAGGCCGCCCGGCGAGCCGGCTGGATCCTCGCCTCGCACGCGGCCGTGGCGTTCTCCGCGGCGCGTACGCATCAGCAGCTGAGCCATGCCATGGAGACCCGGCACGAGATCGGTGAGGCCATGGGCATCCTGATGGAGCGCTACGGACTGACCGAGGACACGGCTTTCAAGGTGCTCAAGAAGACGTCGCAGGACCGCAACGTCAAGCTGCGCGAGATCGCCCGCCAGATCTGCCAGACCGGCGAGAAGCCCTCCTGA
- a CDS encoding WhiB family transcriptional regulator — MEGWREYAECRTVDPDLFFPIGSTGPALVQIEDAKSVCRRCPVREECLNWALDTGQSIGVWGGKSEGERRALRRRIRSRTSRDNTA, encoded by the coding sequence ATGGAGGGCTGGCGCGAGTACGCGGAATGCCGCACTGTCGATCCCGACCTCTTCTTCCCCATCGGTAGCACGGGCCCCGCGCTGGTGCAGATCGAGGACGCGAAGTCCGTCTGCCGACGCTGCCCCGTGCGCGAGGAGTGTCTGAACTGGGCGCTCGACACCGGGCAGAGCATAGGTGTCTGGGGCGGCAAGAGCGAGGGCGAACGACGCGCTCTGCGACGACGCATCCGCAGCCGCACATCCCGTGACAACACCGCGTAG
- a CDS encoding hemerythrin domain-containing protein, with protein sequence MRDVVELILADHRKMEDLFRQMRSVEADRSAALKEFADLLIAHALAEEAKVYPALKRYKDIDDEEVEHGEEEHEEGNEALLALLEVDEIGSDDWDEKLEELVEAIAHHTDEEERTILNGARENVAMERREELGAAFLEERAHHLKSGCGSVDNVRAIVRK encoded by the coding sequence ATGCGTGACGTCGTCGAACTCATACTCGCGGACCACCGGAAGATGGAGGACCTCTTCCGGCAGATGCGCAGTGTCGAGGCGGACCGGTCGGCCGCGCTGAAGGAGTTCGCCGATCTCCTGATCGCCCACGCGCTCGCGGAGGAGGCCAAGGTCTACCCCGCCCTCAAGCGTTACAAGGACATCGACGACGAGGAAGTGGAGCACGGCGAGGAGGAGCACGAGGAGGGCAACGAGGCCTTGCTCGCCCTCCTGGAGGTCGACGAGATCGGCTCGGACGACTGGGACGAGAAGCTCGAAGAACTCGTGGAGGCCATCGCGCACCACACCGACGAGGAGGAACGGACCATCCTCAACGGAGCGCGGGAGAACGTCGCCATGGAGCGGCGTGAAGAACTCGGCGCGGCTTTTCTTGAGGAGCGGGCCCACCACCTGAAGTCGGGCTGCGGATCCGTGGACAACGTACGCGCCATCGTGCGGAAGTGA
- a CDS encoding ATP-binding protein — MLMEHRSPVTGATTVPSRTAPAEPRSTPSGPRTPAEVREEVRHALAEARRSPLLREALGGDDIIGDALLVATELTSNAMLHGGGVTGFEVALDAKEVRLSVSDRSPEYPRPARHTDERGVMRPGGHGWPIVCRLASDIAISELRTGGKRITAVVPLTRR, encoded by the coding sequence ATGCTCATGGAGCACCGGTCGCCCGTCACCGGCGCGACGACCGTCCCGTCCCGGACCGCCCCCGCCGAGCCCCGCAGCACCCCCTCGGGGCCCCGCACTCCGGCCGAGGTGCGCGAAGAGGTGAGGCACGCGCTCGCCGAGGCCCGCCGGTCCCCCTTGCTGCGTGAAGCGCTCGGCGGTGACGACATCATCGGCGACGCCCTGCTCGTCGCCACGGAGCTGACCAGCAACGCCATGCTGCACGGCGGCGGTGTCACCGGGTTCGAGGTGGCGCTGGACGCCAAGGAAGTACGGCTGTCGGTGAGCGACCGCAGCCCGGAGTACCCCCGGCCGGCGCGGCACACCGATGAGCGGGGTGTCATGCGGCCCGGTGGCCACGGCTGGCCGATCGTCTGCCGTCTCGCCAGCGACATCGCCATCTCGGAACTGCGGACCGGCGGCAAGCGCATCACCGCCGTGGTACCGCTCACACGCCGCTAG
- a CDS encoding CsbD family protein, giving the protein MAENEKAKAKTEQAKGKVKETLGQAVGNERLTAEGKAEQTKGDARQAKEKTKDAFRH; this is encoded by the coding sequence GTGGCCGAGAACGAGAAGGCAAAGGCGAAGACCGAGCAGGCCAAGGGCAAGGTCAAGGAAACGCTGGGCCAGGCCGTCGGCAACGAGCGTCTGACTGCCGAGGGCAAGGCGGAGCAGACCAAGGGTGACGCGCGCCAGGCCAAGGAGAAGACCAAGGACGCATTCCGGCATTGA
- a CDS encoding glycoside hydrolase family 15 protein has product MRRYPPIADHGLVGDLQTAALVSSDGTVDWLCAPRFDSPSVFASLLDHERGGHFTVSADTAQPPVQIYLQDTAILVTRFLTESGVGEVVDFMPVERPERAAARHRLVRILRVTRGRVRFALECRPRFDYGRAGHRLDLGEDTVRFDAPGAQAVVQTVGPVRWSGDGDDVRSELTMDEGDFAALVLTVGNADDTPVPPLTATDVMASFERTRDFWHAWVRRGRYRGRWQDMVNRAAITLKLLTYAPTGAPVAAPTMGLPEQIGGGRNWDYRYTWVRDGSMSVGALLGLGHVEEALAFRGWLGDRVKSGRTVSGEPLQIMYRVDGDPELAEVALDHFEGYRGSAPVYAGNGAAGQLQLDIYGEAVLALSHTVQGVGNAPPYDGWLALSGVLDWLVKAWDRPDEGIWETRGGQKDFTYSRLMCWVAFDRGIRMARDFARPADIPQWTMARDDILRQVMERGWNTRRESFVQNYEDATLDASLLLMPSVGFIAPKDPRWLSTLDAMERELVSDSLVQRYDPQASPDGLRGSEGTFSLCSFLYVDALAQAGQLGQARYAFDKMLTYANPVGLFAEEIGSTGEQLGNFPQAFTHLALITAALSLDKEMDALG; this is encoded by the coding sequence ATGCGACGCTATCCCCCCATCGCCGACCACGGGCTGGTCGGTGACCTGCAGACCGCCGCACTCGTCTCCTCCGACGGCACGGTCGACTGGCTGTGCGCGCCCAGGTTCGACTCGCCCAGTGTGTTCGCCTCGCTCCTCGACCACGAGCGCGGCGGCCACTTCACCGTGTCCGCCGACACCGCGCAGCCACCGGTGCAGATCTATCTGCAGGACACCGCGATCCTGGTGACCCGTTTCCTCACGGAGTCGGGCGTCGGCGAAGTCGTCGACTTCATGCCGGTGGAGCGCCCCGAGCGCGCGGCGGCCCGGCACCGGCTCGTCAGGATCCTGCGGGTGACCCGCGGCCGGGTCCGCTTCGCGCTGGAGTGCCGGCCCCGCTTCGACTACGGCCGTGCCGGGCACCGCCTCGACCTCGGCGAGGACACCGTGCGCTTCGACGCCCCCGGGGCCCAGGCCGTCGTACAGACCGTCGGCCCGGTGCGGTGGAGCGGGGACGGCGACGACGTCCGCAGCGAACTCACCATGGACGAAGGCGACTTCGCCGCTCTCGTACTGACCGTGGGCAACGCCGACGACACACCCGTACCGCCGCTGACGGCCACGGACGTCATGGCGTCGTTCGAGCGCACCCGCGACTTCTGGCACGCGTGGGTACGCCGCGGCCGTTACCGCGGACGCTGGCAGGACATGGTGAACAGGGCGGCCATCACCCTGAAGCTGCTCACCTACGCGCCGACCGGGGCGCCCGTCGCGGCACCGACCATGGGACTGCCCGAGCAGATCGGCGGCGGACGCAACTGGGACTACCGCTACACCTGGGTGCGGGACGGCTCGATGTCGGTCGGCGCCCTGCTGGGCCTCGGCCATGTCGAGGAGGCCCTGGCGTTCCGCGGCTGGCTCGGGGACCGGGTGAAGTCGGGCCGCACGGTCAGCGGTGAACCCCTGCAGATCATGTACCGCGTCGACGGCGACCCCGAGCTTGCGGAAGTGGCCCTCGACCACTTCGAGGGCTACCGCGGCTCGGCACCGGTGTACGCGGGCAACGGCGCCGCGGGCCAGCTCCAGCTCGACATCTACGGCGAGGCCGTCCTCGCCCTCTCGCACACCGTGCAGGGCGTCGGCAACGCACCGCCGTACGACGGCTGGCTGGCCCTGTCCGGCGTGCTGGACTGGCTGGTCAAGGCCTGGGACCGGCCGGACGAGGGAATCTGGGAGACGCGGGGTGGGCAGAAGGACTTCACCTACAGCCGCCTCATGTGCTGGGTCGCCTTCGACCGGGGCATCCGGATGGCCCGTGACTTCGCCCGGCCCGCCGACATCCCGCAGTGGACCATGGCACGGGACGACATCCTGCGGCAGGTGATGGAACGCGGCTGGAACACCCGGCGCGAGTCGTTCGTGCAGAACTACGAGGACGCCACCCTCGACGCGTCCCTGTTGCTCATGCCCTCCGTGGGCTTCATCGCGCCGAAGGACCCGCGCTGGCTGTCGACCCTCGACGCGATGGAACGCGAACTCGTCTCCGACAGCCTCGTCCAGCGCTACGACCCGCAGGCCTCCCCGGACGGACTGCGCGGCAGCGAGGGCACGTTCTCCCTGTGCAGCTTCCTGTACGTGGACGCGCTGGCGCAGGCGGGACAGCTCGGCCAGGCCAGGTACGCCTTCGACAAGATGCTCACCTACGCCAACCCGGTGGGCCTGTTCGCGGAGGAGATCGGCTCGACCGGGGAGCAGCTCGGGAACTTCCCGCAGGCGTTCACCCACCTGGCGCTCATCACGGCCGCCCTCTCGCTGGACAAGGAGATGGACGCCCTCGGCTGA